In Eubalaena glacialis isolate mEubGla1 chromosome 3, mEubGla1.1.hap2.+ XY, whole genome shotgun sequence, the following are encoded in one genomic region:
- the LOC133089069 gene encoding alpha-1,3-mannosyl-glycoprotein 4-beta-N-acetylglucosaminyltransferase-like protein MGAT4E gives METVPDGRTERPAGGAVGAGSGLLPAGWRPSPHRWKRPGARPDTQRMEDRGYTQGGRSTSVGKAREVVWQWRRGGGGKEVGAEDAAPHLPRLCRAARGPGSTHHCLWKYITAAVTLILLSFFLQEKNEEHLKYSLLLEEKKKILGQLNQEQIGSEIKNRLEALKDIQKTSPLLRHAKYKFLAGAPPREKKLLAVGVSSAQHPHGSRLLNTLRPLFQASSGPEPECTVVLVSLSDSDPEWLSQTAASLSDLFRAHTEAQQLLAVRGRLGGPPVPGALNIASHSSPCEAPYSRQKADYALLMHFAANLSENFLMLEDWVHCVPRFISTVYWALSAWKELPWVTLEFSSLSFSGKVSHSSDLPRLTSFFLLFHKDTPTHLLLSEFRLLLAQNVPVPFGSSAFYHMGNDSVLENTCFPAEKGKVFGEPDVTASVRTDLVTVLNDVPQYAYTLNKESFATLGPVKGNHLTAVLEKPQKVVRIEVRTGSGKQRQYKLEQGQVELGYGPSEDFKGCARYRLLGPMVAGHLDQMVSYEEGSVEELSCIRLLVPAPQESWLLIRQIKVWITEDEEEES, from the exons GGGGCTACACGCAGGGCGGGAGGTCGACGTCGGTGGGAAAGGCTAGGGAAGTCGTTTGGCAGTGGCgtcggggaggaggggggaaggaagtgGGAGCAGAGGATGCAGCACCACACCTGCCACGTCTCTGCAGAGCTGCTCGGGGCCCCGGCAGCACGCATCACTGCCTGTGGAAATACATCACAGCTGCCGTGACCTTGATCCTCCTGAGCTTCTTCctccaagagaaaaatgaagagcaTCTTAAGTACAGTTTATTGTTG gaggaaaagaagaaaatactgggGCAGCTCAACCAGGAGCAAATCGGCTCCGAAATCAAGAACCGTCTGGAGGCCCTCAAGGACATTCAGAAAACCTCCCCTTTGCTCCGACATGCCAAGTACAAATTCCTGGCTGGAGCCCCTCCCCGGGAAAAGA AGCTGCTGGCGGTGGGCGTCTCCTCAGCGCAGCATCCCCACGGGAGCCGCCTCCTGAACACACTGCGGCCCCTGTTCCAGGCGTCCTCGGGACCCGAGCCGGAGTGCACCGTGGTGCTGGTCTCCCTGTCCGACTCTGACCCTGAATGGCTCAGCCAGACGGCCGCCAGTCTCTCCGACCTCTTCCGGGCGCACACTGAGGCCCAGCAGCTGCTCGCGGTCCGTGGCCGGCTCGGCGGCCCCCCTGTCCCGGGCGCTCTGAACATCGCCAGCCACTCCTCCCCCTGCGAGGCCCCGTACTCCAGGCAGAAGGCGGACTACGCCCTCCTCATGCACTTTGCTGCGAACCTCTCCGAAAACTTCCTGATGCTGGAAGACTGGGTTCACTGTGTCCCCAGGTTTATCTCTACCGTCTACTGGGCACTGTCAGCCTGGAAAGAGCTGCCTTGGGTGACCCTGGAGTTCTCCAGCCTGAGCTTCTCTGGGAAAGTTTCCCACTCCAGCGATCTCCCCCGCTTgacctctttcttcctccttttccacaAGGACACTCCTACTCACTTGCTTCTCTCTGAATTCCGTCTTCTCCTGGCCCAGAACGTTCCAGTTCCTTTCGGTTCCTCAGCCTTCTACCACATGGGCAATGATTCTGTGCTCGAGAACACGTGCTTTCCTGCAGAGAAGGGAAAGGTCTTTGGTGAACCAGACGTCACCGCCAGTGTCCGCACGGACCTGGTGACGGTGCTGAACGATGTCCCCCAGTACGCCTACACTCTGAACAAGGAGAGCTTCGCCACCCTCGGTCCTGTCAAAGGCAACCACCTGACAGCGGTCCTGGAGAAGCCGCAGAAAGTCGTCCGGATAGAGGTGCGGACAGGGTCTGGCAAACAAAGGCAGTACAAGCTGGAGCAAGGGCAAGTGGAACTGGGCTACGGCCCCTCGGAGGATTTCAAAGGCTGTGCTCGCTACAGGCTGCTAGGTCCAATGGTGGCAGGACATTTGGACCAGATGGTGTCTTATGAGGAAGGTTCCGTGGAGGAGCTGAGTTGCATACGGCTGCTGGTGCCAGCACCTCAAGAGTCCTGGCTCCTCATCAGGCAGATCAAAGTCTGGATCACggaggatgaggaagaggagagttAG